One genomic window of Micromonospora sp. WMMD1128 includes the following:
- a CDS encoding ATP-binding cassette domain-containing protein has protein sequence MTQPGIEVEHLRKEFGDKVAVADISFTVAGGTLLGLLGSNGAGKTTIINCLTTLVRPDGGRAAVAGHDVVAQPAEVRASIALTGQFAALDEVLTGRENLVLFGRLLRLGRTRARQRAEELLDRFRLTEAADKPVKSYSGGMRRRLDLAASLVVERPVLFLDEPTTGLDPRSREEMWQLIRQLRDGGSTVLLTSQYLEEVDRLADRVVVLDDGQVIAEGTPDELKERVGGQVCEIEVPADRKEEAAAALRSGMDEVTERDGALVVPAPRARMLADVVRLLEEAGIEAENVALRKPTMDEVFFAFTSDGTQRPSAERSRA, from the coding sequence GTGACACAACCAGGCATCGAGGTCGAACACCTCCGCAAGGAGTTCGGCGACAAGGTTGCGGTGGCGGACATCTCCTTCACAGTGGCCGGCGGAACCCTGCTCGGCCTGCTCGGCTCGAACGGAGCCGGCAAGACCACCATCATCAACTGCCTCACCACCCTGGTACGGCCGGACGGCGGCCGGGCCGCCGTCGCCGGCCACGACGTCGTGGCGCAGCCCGCGGAGGTCCGGGCGTCGATCGCCCTGACCGGCCAGTTCGCCGCCCTCGACGAAGTGCTCACCGGGCGGGAGAACCTCGTCCTGTTCGGCCGCCTGCTCCGGCTGGGCCGAACCCGGGCCCGGCAGCGCGCCGAGGAACTCCTCGACCGGTTCCGCCTCACCGAGGCGGCCGACAAGCCGGTCAAGAGCTACTCCGGGGGCATGCGCCGCCGCCTCGACCTGGCCGCCAGCCTGGTGGTCGAGCGACCGGTGCTCTTCCTCGACGAGCCCACCACCGGGCTCGACCCGCGCAGCCGGGAGGAGATGTGGCAGCTCATCCGCCAGCTCCGCGACGGCGGCAGCACAGTCCTGCTGACCAGCCAGTACCTCGAAGAGGTCGACCGCCTGGCCGATCGGGTCGTGGTGCTGGACGACGGACAGGTGATCGCCGAGGGGACCCCCGACGAGCTCAAGGAGCGGGTCGGCGGCCAGGTGTGCGAGATCGAGGTGCCCGCAGACCGCAAGGAGGAGGCCGCCGCCGCGCTCCGTTCCGGGATGGACGAGGTCACCGAGCGGGACGGCGCACTCGTCGTGCCGGCGCCTCGGGCCCGGATGCTGGCCGACGTGGTCCGGCTGCTCGAGGAGGCGGGTATCGAGGCCGAGAACGTGGCCCTGCGCAAACCCACGATGGACGAGGTGTTCTTCGCCTTCACCTCGGACGGGACGCAGCGGCCGAGCGCGGAGAGGTCCCGGGCATGA
- a CDS encoding nuclear transport factor 2 family protein, with protein MTTVNHDLEKELFELEQEGWRAISSANGDFYRKLVTPQTLVVEHDGISTGDDLVAEIDGNTSPFTGFTLDEQRIVPISDDTAVITYRAVAEVSGRGTFKLYMSSVWQRQADGWKLLFHQQTPMSNQES; from the coding sequence ATGACGACGGTCAACCACGACCTGGAGAAGGAGCTCTTCGAGCTGGAGCAGGAGGGGTGGCGGGCGATCTCGTCGGCGAACGGCGACTTCTATCGCAAGCTGGTCACCCCGCAAACCCTCGTGGTGGAGCACGACGGGATCTCCACCGGTGACGACCTGGTCGCGGAGATCGACGGGAACACCTCCCCGTTCACCGGCTTCACCCTCGACGAGCAGCGGATCGTCCCGATCAGTGACGACACCGCCGTCATCACCTATCGGGCGGTCGCCGAGGTGAGCGGCCGAGGCACGTTCAAGCTCTACATGTCAAGCGTCTGGCAGCGCCAGGCGGACGGCTGGAAGCTGCTGTTCCACCAGCAGACGCCGATGTCCAACCAGGAGAGCTGA
- a CDS encoding alpha/beta fold hydrolase → MITNGQRWLRRLTTADVPGGRPRVRLVALPHAGGAASFYHKWARLLPRDVELMAVQYPGRQDRADEPCAVSMPELADPIAAALAPMAGPTMAVFGHSMGAAVAVEVTRRLEEQIGRPLLRLFVSGRPAPHRQRPTAVHEGGDDALLADLRRLGGTDESLLAQPGLREMVLPSLRADYRLIERYRPAPAAPLRTPITALCGDRDPEVSPEEAAAWREQTSGDFHAQVIGGDHFYVTDRPVAAVRAVLADVRPQVPLAAAWPSTP, encoded by the coding sequence ATGATCACAAATGGTCAGCGCTGGCTGCGCCGGCTCACCACCGCCGACGTACCGGGCGGGCGGCCACGGGTGCGGCTGGTGGCGCTTCCCCATGCCGGCGGGGCCGCGAGCTTCTACCATAAGTGGGCCCGGCTGTTGCCGAGGGATGTGGAGCTCATGGCGGTCCAGTATCCGGGCCGGCAGGACCGCGCGGACGAGCCGTGCGCGGTGTCCATGCCGGAACTGGCTGACCCGATCGCGGCTGCCCTAGCTCCGATGGCCGGGCCGACGATGGCCGTCTTCGGACACAGCATGGGGGCGGCGGTCGCCGTCGAGGTCACGCGGCGGCTGGAGGAGCAGATCGGGCGGCCCCTGCTGCGGCTCTTCGTCTCCGGCCGTCCCGCTCCCCACCGGCAGCGTCCCACCGCCGTCCACGAGGGCGGCGACGACGCGCTCCTGGCGGACCTGCGCCGGCTCGGTGGGACCGACGAGTCCCTGCTCGCCCAGCCCGGGCTGCGGGAGATGGTGTTGCCGAGCCTGCGCGCCGACTACCGGTTGATCGAGCGGTACCGGCCCGCTCCGGCGGCTCCGCTGCGGACCCCGATCACCGCGCTCTGCGGCGATCGGGATCCGGAGGTGAGCCCCGAGGAGGCGGCTGCCTGGCGGGAGCAGACAAGCGGCGACTTCCACGCCCAGGTGATCGGCGGTGACCATTTCTACGTCACCGACCGGCCGGTCGCGGCGGTCCGGGCGGTCCTGGCGGACGTACGGCCGCAGGTTCCGCTGGCGGCGGCGTGGCCGTCGACGCCGTGA
- a CDS encoding Gfo/Idh/MocA family oxidoreductase, translating to MTGNVVVCGTGFGRVYLRALERAEPSLRLAGVLARGSARSVACAERAGVPLYTDPDDLPPEIDLAVVAVYAGVNGGAGTELAQRLMGRGIHVLQEGPLHQDELSGTLRAARRAGVMYQVSTHYVEVEPVRRFIAVTRALAAQQPLLHLDATCGLQVFYHLFDILRLALGGLRPWSFAETVPSAGGFATLVGEVRGLPVTLRVQNQLHLTDPDNHAHLLHRITVGAAGGNLTLVNTHGPLIWSPRPHFPAQGQAGSRLDESPGEHLDYPSASPIGPAEAPSYRNIVGELWPAAAGRALAGLHRAARDGADPLTAGQSHLAVAGVWRDASRRLGPPESLDGPAPRPLSVKEVDVL from the coding sequence GTGACCGGGAACGTGGTGGTCTGCGGGACCGGCTTCGGCCGGGTCTATCTGCGGGCCCTGGAACGTGCCGAGCCGTCGCTGCGGTTGGCCGGGGTGCTGGCCCGTGGCAGCGCCCGCTCGGTGGCCTGCGCCGAGCGTGCCGGGGTGCCGCTCTACACCGATCCGGACGATCTCCCCCCGGAGATCGACCTCGCGGTGGTCGCGGTCTACGCCGGAGTGAACGGCGGTGCCGGCACCGAGCTCGCGCAGCGGCTGATGGGGCGCGGCATCCACGTCCTTCAGGAGGGGCCGCTGCACCAGGACGAGCTGAGCGGCACGCTGCGTGCCGCCCGGCGGGCCGGGGTGATGTACCAGGTCAGCACGCACTACGTGGAGGTGGAGCCGGTCCGGCGGTTCATCGCCGTGACCCGGGCGCTCGCCGCCCAGCAGCCCTTGCTCCATCTCGACGCGACCTGTGGGCTCCAGGTCTTCTATCACCTGTTCGACATCCTCCGGCTGGCGTTGGGCGGGCTGCGTCCGTGGTCGTTCGCGGAGACGGTGCCGTCCGCCGGCGGGTTCGCCACCCTGGTCGGGGAGGTACGGGGGTTGCCGGTGACGCTGCGGGTGCAGAACCAACTGCACCTGACGGACCCGGACAACCACGCCCACCTGCTGCACCGGATCACCGTCGGCGCCGCGGGCGGAAACCTGACCCTGGTGAACACCCACGGCCCGCTCATCTGGAGCCCTCGTCCGCACTTTCCCGCGCAGGGGCAGGCCGGCAGCCGGCTGGACGAGAGTCCGGGTGAGCACCTGGACTACCCCAGTGCCAGCCCGATCGGCCCGGCCGAGGCGCCCAGCTACCGGAACATCGTGGGGGAGCTGTGGCCGGCAGCCGCCGGCCGGGCGTTGGCCGGTCTGCACCGAGCGGCCCGGGACGGCGCGGACCCGCTCACGGCCGGGCAGTCCCACCTCGCCGTCGCCGGAGTCTGGCGGGACGCGAGCCGCCGTCTCGGCCCGCCGGAGTCGCTCGACGGGCCGGCACCCCGACCGCTGTCCGTGAAGGAGGTAGACGTTCTGTGA
- a CDS encoding saccharopine dehydrogenase NADP-binding domain-containing protein translates to MTGPVVGVLGCYGAVGSAVVELLASADVRLRLGGRRPGPLADVAREAGVPREATALVNAADRHGLAEFAAGCAVVVDCTGPAYRAEAGVVRAAVAAGADYVGAAGEHRYADLPAGRRVVVGAGMTPGLTFVLPRALAAEGFDRLDRLTAYTGGRDRFTPGAARDYVAGMVEGAGRSLAAWLGGRRVPGALTPLDRVELPYFPGRVTAHPFLTTEAERLADTLGLAEVRWYHVFDGEQALRALSTVDPGEIDPAADQLVRAAELETFGRSTYQLVVLQLDGAAQGRPVTRTLALRAVDSYRLTAEAAVLTARAVLAGQVPPGSHHAGEVLDPARVTERLAASPSVRQLEFVDRPAAVEEGAL, encoded by the coding sequence GTGACGGGTCCGGTCGTCGGGGTGCTCGGCTGCTACGGGGCGGTCGGGTCGGCGGTGGTCGAGCTGTTGGCGTCGGCGGATGTCCGGCTGCGGCTCGGCGGCCGGCGGCCCGGGCCGCTGGCCGACGTCGCCCGGGAGGCCGGCGTGCCCCGGGAGGCCACCGCACTCGTGAACGCCGCCGACCGGCACGGCCTCGCCGAGTTCGCCGCCGGCTGCGCGGTCGTCGTCGACTGCACCGGTCCGGCGTACCGGGCCGAGGCCGGCGTGGTGCGGGCGGCGGTCGCCGCCGGGGCCGACTATGTCGGGGCGGCCGGCGAGCACCGGTACGCCGACCTGCCCGCCGGCCGCCGGGTGGTGGTCGGCGCGGGGATGACGCCGGGGTTGACCTTCGTGTTGCCCCGGGCGCTGGCCGCCGAGGGGTTCGACCGGCTCGACCGGCTGACCGCCTACACCGGCGGGCGGGACCGCTTCACTCCCGGCGCCGCACGGGACTACGTGGCCGGGATGGTCGAGGGGGCCGGTCGGTCGCTGGCCGCGTGGCTCGGCGGTCGCCGGGTGCCGGGCGCGTTGACCCCGCTGGACCGGGTCGAGCTGCCGTACTTCCCGGGTCGGGTCACCGCGCACCCGTTCCTCACCACCGAGGCGGAGCGGTTGGCGGACACGCTCGGGCTCGCGGAGGTGCGCTGGTACCACGTCTTCGACGGGGAGCAGGCGCTGCGGGCACTGAGCACGGTGGACCCCGGAGAGATCGACCCGGCGGCGGACCAGCTGGTGCGGGCGGCCGAGTTGGAGACCTTCGGCAGGTCGACGTACCAGCTCGTCGTCCTGCAACTCGACGGGGCCGCGCAGGGCCGCCCGGTGACCCGGACCCTGGCGCTGCGGGCGGTGGACAGCTACCGGTTGACCGCTGAGGCGGCGGTGCTCACCGCCCGGGCGGTGCTCGCCGGTCAGGTGCCGCCGGGTTCGCACCACGCGGGCGAGGTACTCGATCCGGCCCGGGTGACGGAGCGGTTGGCGGCCTCGCCGAGCGTCCGCCAGTTGGAGTTCGTCGATCGACCGGCAGCGGTTGAGGAGGGTGCGCTGTGA
- a CDS encoding non-ribosomal peptide synthetase has protein sequence MTRSMTTPTPAELIADLRDLGMQLWADDGQLRFRAPKGVLTPERRELLTANREAVLACLDAETTTVTPDPEHEHDPFPLTDVQLAYLLGRRDAFDYGDVPCQVYAEMEYPSLDAERLEEAWNLLVRRHGMLRAGFDLDGHQQVRPEVPRYRIAVTDLRGAAAEEVRAALRATREELDHRAYDPREWPLFELRLTHTDEGTILHVSVDFLIADYLSIQVLLDELHQAYDGVQLPELEVTFRDYLLAERGSREGSRYERDRAYWLDRLPELPGAPELPVRQNGDADQARHPDRRTPGRSRPGRFRRLASTVPAQRWTALQQAAREQRLTPSTAVLAAVAEVIGRWSRNPRFCLNLTLLNREPVHPQIGRLVGDFTTVSLLAVDTAPELGFAERARAVQDRLWADMDHRQFSGVSVMRELARERGRSAALMPVVFTSTLGLGEESEPEPATGLGGTVGYGRSQTPQVWIDAQALVERGALTVRWDVREGIFPDGMVDDMFGELSTLLHRLATEPECWQLPSPIDLPPAQHRARAAANDTAGPLPEGLLTDDVVAAALRYPDRVAVTGPGGSMTYRELLGRASGVAAALRSDGCQPGEIVALAMEKGWEQVVGVLGVLLAGAAYLPLDANQPPARRDRILADAGARRVLGQSWSPLPPPPGTLFVDTLDDPGPADAPDPGRHPDDLAYVIYTSGSTGTPKGVMISHRAALNTIQDVNRRFGVTADDRVLALAGLGFDLSVYDLFGLLGLGGQLVMPAADRRGDPAHWAELLAEHRVTVWNSVPAQLQLLADYLAVEPRADLDALRLALLSGDWIPVGLPDRVRELLPGLRMVSLGGATEAAIWSIFHPIDAVDPGWRSIPYGRPLTNQSFHVLDRWQRPSPDHVPGELHIGGAGLALGYLGDPERTAERFVDHPRHGRLYRTGDVGTYHPDGALEFLGREDRQVKIRGHRIELAEVEAALATAEGVAAAHVLVDGADATRRRLVAFVQTAAGVADRPDDERHRLLAAATSAGEATTDAVDAAELAEFMRRLDRAGLLGMLRALAEQGLFSSPEETHDTAEILDRSGTAPRHHRLVRRWLNALVRAGLLTERDGRYAAPRRIGPGDLSDAWAAVDELQREDQYPAKLIDYFRTSTESLPRLLRDELDPLPLLFPEGRLDISYAAYRDNVISRYVNHGVVGLLRELAGTRPETLRVLEVGAGVGGTSTVLIPALADADVDYLFTDVSQFFLTEAQQRFGDRASYGLLDINTDPRSQGYLPNSFDVVLCANVLHNSRDAAVVLGRLRELLAPGGWLVFIETTRENVQIMTSMEFMMPEKDPAKWDYDDLRRGRDQTFLDVAQWRGLLTDAGADVLLDLPGAGDVTEPLGQHVFAARFKADRADVRPAGLLRHCAQRVPEYMLPAQVQVVDALPLTGNGKVDPAALSGWIIRDGAAAQPADAAPADELEQRIAAVWADLLQVPRVGREQDFYQLGGDSLLTARLAGRLREEVSEAGEVPYDTLLRVVLNRPTVAALAEHLRAGQHRVDAPSAPAERSSPLLPLVDADGDTVRVLVHDGVGTLAAYRNLVPLLGDAGPVVGLAVTGDDPYQDEDPAGLVERRAGDYTRRLLETGATRFDVVGYCMGGLLALEVARQLTESGATVASLTIISSYSLPHTIEDELVLEYVFARLLHLDTEALGYPDDETTARAFQEVLARTPGRVPVGALDGLADDPALAGAAAQFAALRRTPQPNRLAAVEKLLAGQSEEAAVPLELGGLYDLYRHSMRAVTRHEATPYAGDITFLRELEDTGFLPWLRRDMTDYWRDVCLGDLSVVDVPGDHFSCLRPPHVRRVADVLAEVHRGAR, from the coding sequence ATGACCCGCTCGATGACCACGCCGACGCCCGCCGAGCTGATCGCCGATCTGCGCGATCTCGGCATGCAGCTCTGGGCGGACGACGGCCAGCTCCGGTTCCGGGCGCCCAAGGGGGTACTCACCCCGGAGCGTCGGGAACTGCTCACCGCCAACCGGGAGGCGGTGCTGGCGTGTCTGGACGCGGAGACCACCACCGTGACGCCCGATCCGGAGCACGAGCACGATCCGTTCCCGCTGACCGACGTGCAGTTGGCGTACCTGCTCGGCCGGCGGGACGCCTTCGACTACGGCGACGTGCCCTGCCAGGTCTACGCCGAGATGGAGTATCCGTCGCTCGATGCGGAGCGGCTGGAGGAGGCGTGGAACCTGCTGGTGCGCCGCCACGGCATGCTGCGCGCCGGCTTCGACCTCGACGGGCACCAGCAGGTACGGCCGGAGGTCCCCCGCTACCGGATCGCGGTGACCGACCTGCGGGGCGCCGCCGCCGAAGAGGTGCGCGCCGCCCTCCGCGCCACCCGGGAGGAGCTGGACCACCGGGCGTACGACCCGCGGGAGTGGCCGCTGTTCGAGCTGCGGCTGACCCACACCGACGAGGGGACCATCCTGCACGTCTCGGTGGACTTCCTGATCGCCGACTACCTGAGCATCCAGGTGCTCCTCGACGAGCTGCACCAGGCGTACGACGGGGTGCAGCTGCCGGAGCTGGAGGTCACCTTCCGGGACTACCTGCTCGCCGAGCGCGGCAGCCGGGAGGGGAGCCGGTACGAGCGGGACCGGGCCTACTGGCTGGACCGCCTGCCCGAGCTACCGGGCGCGCCGGAGCTGCCGGTCCGCCAGAACGGCGATGCCGATCAGGCCCGCCACCCGGATCGGCGGACACCGGGGCGCAGCCGACCGGGCCGGTTCCGCCGGCTGGCCAGCACGGTCCCGGCGCAGCGCTGGACCGCGCTCCAGCAGGCGGCCCGGGAGCAGCGGCTCACGCCCTCGACCGCGGTCCTCGCGGCGGTGGCCGAGGTGATCGGCCGGTGGAGCCGCAACCCCAGGTTCTGTCTCAACCTGACCCTGCTCAACCGGGAGCCGGTGCATCCGCAGATCGGGCGGTTGGTCGGCGACTTCACCACGGTCAGCCTGCTGGCGGTGGACACCGCGCCGGAACTCGGCTTCGCCGAGCGGGCCCGTGCGGTGCAGGACCGGCTCTGGGCGGACATGGACCACCGCCAGTTCAGTGGCGTGTCGGTGATGCGGGAGCTGGCCCGCGAACGCGGCCGGTCGGCGGCGCTGATGCCTGTCGTCTTCACCAGCACCCTCGGGCTGGGCGAGGAGTCCGAGCCGGAGCCCGCAACCGGGTTGGGCGGCACCGTCGGCTACGGCCGCAGCCAGACCCCCCAGGTCTGGATCGACGCTCAGGCCCTGGTCGAGCGGGGTGCGCTGACCGTCCGCTGGGACGTCCGGGAGGGGATCTTCCCCGATGGCATGGTCGACGACATGTTCGGCGAGCTCTCCACGTTGCTGCACCGGCTCGCCACCGAGCCGGAGTGCTGGCAGTTGCCATCCCCGATCGACCTGCCGCCCGCGCAGCATCGGGCCAGGGCCGCCGCCAACGACACCGCGGGGCCACTGCCCGAGGGGCTGCTGACCGACGACGTGGTCGCGGCGGCCCTGCGATACCCGGACCGGGTCGCCGTGACCGGACCCGGCGGGAGCATGACCTACCGGGAGCTGCTCGGCCGGGCCTCGGGAGTGGCCGCCGCGCTCCGGTCCGACGGCTGCCAGCCGGGGGAGATCGTGGCCCTGGCGATGGAGAAGGGCTGGGAGCAGGTGGTAGGGGTGCTCGGCGTGCTCCTCGCCGGTGCCGCCTACCTGCCGCTGGACGCGAATCAACCGCCGGCCCGGCGGGACCGGATCCTCGCCGACGCCGGGGCCCGGCGGGTGCTGGGCCAGTCCTGGTCGCCGCTGCCGCCGCCTCCGGGCACGCTCTTCGTCGACACCCTGGACGACCCCGGCCCGGCTGACGCCCCGGATCCCGGCCGGCACCCGGACGACCTGGCCTACGTGATCTACACCTCGGGCTCCACCGGTACGCCGAAGGGCGTGATGATCTCGCACCGGGCGGCGTTGAACACCATCCAGGATGTCAACCGCCGCTTCGGCGTCACCGCCGACGACCGGGTGCTCGCCCTCGCGGGGCTCGGCTTCGACCTCTCGGTGTACGACCTGTTCGGGCTCCTCGGCCTCGGCGGACAGCTGGTGATGCCGGCGGCCGACCGCCGGGGCGACCCGGCGCACTGGGCGGAGCTGCTCGCCGAGCACCGGGTGACCGTCTGGAACTCGGTGCCCGCGCAGTTGCAGCTCCTCGCCGACTACCTGGCGGTGGAGCCCCGGGCGGATCTCGACGCGCTGCGGCTCGCCCTGCTCAGCGGGGACTGGATCCCGGTCGGCCTCCCCGACCGGGTCCGGGAGCTGCTGCCCGGACTCCGCATGGTCAGCCTCGGTGGGGCGACCGAGGCGGCGATCTGGTCGATCTTCCACCCGATCGACGCCGTCGACCCGGGCTGGCGGAGCATCCCGTACGGCCGGCCGCTGACCAACCAGAGCTTCCACGTCCTGGACCGTTGGCAGCGTCCCAGCCCGGACCACGTCCCGGGGGAGCTGCACATCGGCGGGGCGGGACTGGCCCTGGGCTACCTCGGCGACCCGGAGCGGACCGCCGAGCGGTTCGTCGACCATCCGCGGCACGGCCGGCTCTATCGCACGGGAGACGTCGGGACGTACCACCCCGACGGGGCACTGGAGTTCCTCGGTCGGGAGGACCGCCAGGTCAAGATCCGGGGACACCGGATCGAGCTGGCCGAGGTCGAGGCGGCGCTGGCCACCGCCGAGGGGGTCGCGGCGGCGCATGTGCTTGTGGACGGGGCGGACGCGACGCGCCGGCGGCTCGTCGCCTTCGTGCAGACCGCAGCCGGAGTCGCGGACCGCCCGGACGACGAGCGGCACCGGCTGCTCGCCGCCGCGACCAGCGCCGGCGAGGCGACCACCGACGCCGTCGACGCGGCCGAGTTGGCCGAGTTCATGCGACGGCTGGACCGGGCCGGACTGCTCGGGATGCTGCGTGCGCTCGCGGAGCAGGGCCTCTTCTCCTCGCCGGAGGAGACACACGACACGGCGGAGATCCTCGACCGATCCGGGACCGCTCCCCGGCACCACCGGCTGGTCCGGCGCTGGCTCAACGCCCTGGTCCGGGCCGGGCTGCTCACCGAACGCGACGGCCGGTACGCCGCTCCCCGCCGGATCGGGCCGGGCGATCTGTCGGACGCCTGGGCGGCCGTGGACGAGTTGCAGCGGGAGGACCAGTACCCGGCGAAGCTGATCGACTATTTCCGGACCAGCACCGAGTCGCTGCCGCGGCTGCTGCGCGACGAGCTGGATCCGCTGCCGCTGCTCTTCCCCGAGGGGCGGCTGGACATCTCCTACGCCGCCTACCGGGACAATGTGATCAGCCGGTACGTCAACCACGGGGTCGTGGGCCTGCTCCGCGAGCTGGCCGGCACCCGGCCGGAGACGCTGCGGGTGCTGGAGGTCGGTGCCGGTGTCGGCGGCACCAGCACCGTGCTGATCCCGGCCCTCGCCGACGCCGACGTGGACTACCTCTTCACCGACGTGTCCCAGTTCTTCCTCACCGAGGCGCAGCAGCGCTTCGGCGACCGGGCGTCGTACGGGCTGCTCGACATCAACACCGACCCGAGGTCCCAGGGTTACCTGCCGAACAGCTTCGACGTCGTGCTCTGCGCCAACGTCCTGCACAACTCGCGGGACGCGGCGGTGGTCCTGGGTCGGCTCCGGGAGCTGCTCGCCCCCGGCGGGTGGCTGGTCTTCATCGAGACCACCCGGGAGAACGTCCAGATCATGACGTCGATGGAGTTCATGATGCCGGAGAAGGATCCGGCCAAGTGGGACTACGACGACCTGCGGCGCGGCCGGGACCAGACCTTCCTGGACGTGGCGCAGTGGCGGGGACTGCTCACCGACGCCGGCGCGGACGTGCTGCTCGACCTGCCCGGTGCCGGCGACGTGACCGAACCGCTCGGCCAGCACGTCTTCGCCGCCCGCTTCAAGGCGGACCGGGCGGACGTCCGCCCGGCCGGCCTGCTGCGCCACTGCGCCCAGCGGGTGCCCGAATACATGCTCCCCGCCCAGGTGCAGGTCGTCGACGCGCTGCCGCTCACCGGCAACGGCAAGGTCGACCCGGCGGCGCTTTCCGGCTGGATCATCCGGGACGGCGCCGCCGCCCAGCCGGCGGACGCCGCGCCCGCAGACGAGTTGGAACAGCGGATCGCCGCGGTCTGGGCGGACCTGCTCCAGGTGCCCCGGGTCGGCCGGGAGCAGGACTTCTATCAGTTGGGCGGGGATTCCCTGCTGACCGCGCGGCTGGCCGGCCGGCTCCGGGAGGAGGTGTCCGAGGCGGGCGAGGTGCCCTACGACACCCTGCTGCGGGTGGTCCTCAACCGGCCCACGGTGGCCGCTCTCGCCGAGCACCTGCGGGCCGGGCAGCATCGGGTCGACGCTCCGAGCGCCCCGGCGGAGCGGAGCTCTCCCCTGCTGCCGCTCGTCGACGCCGACGGTGACACGGTCCGGGTGCTGGTGCACGACGGGGTCGGGACGCTGGCCGCGTACCGGAACCTGGTGCCGTTGCTCGGCGACGCCGGCCCGGTGGTCGGTCTGGCGGTGACCGGCGACGACCCGTACCAGGACGAGGACCCGGCCGGGCTGGTCGAGCGCCGGGCCGGCGACTACACCCGCCGGCTGCTGGAGACCGGCGCCACCCGGTTCGACGTCGTCGGCTACTGCATGGGCGGCCTGCTCGCCCTGGAGGTCGCCCGGCAGCTCACCGAGTCCGGCGCGACGGTGGCCAGCCTCACGATCATCAGCAGCTACAGCCTGCCGCACACGATCGAGGACGAGTTGGTGCTGGAGTACGTCTTCGCCCGGCTGCTCCACCTGGACACCGAGGCGTTGGGCTACCCGGACGACGAGACGACCGCCCGGGCCTTCCAGGAGGTTCTGGCGCGTACCCCCGGCCGGGTTCCGGTCGGGGCGCTGGACGGCCTGGCCGACGACCCGGCGTTGGCCGGGGCCGCGGCACAGTTCGCGGCGCTGCGCCGGACGCCTCAGCCGAACCGGCTGGCCGCCGTGGAGAAGCTGTTGGCCGGTCAGTCCGAGGAGGCGGCCGTTCCGCTGGAGCTGGGCGGTCTCTACGACCTCTACCGGCACAGCATGCGCGCGGTGACCCGGCACGAGGCCACCCCGTACGCCGGGGACATCACGTTCCTGCGGGAGTTGGAGGACACCGGGTTCCTGCCCTGGCTGCGGCGGGACATGACCGACTACTGGCGGGACGTCTGTCTGGGCGATCTCTCCGTGGTGGACGTCCCCGGCGACCACTTCTCCTGCCTGCGACCGCCGCACGTCCGGCGGGTCGCCGACGTGCTGGCCGAGGTGCACCGGGGGGCGCGGTGA